Proteins encoded by one window of Anas platyrhynchos isolate ZD024472 breed Pekin duck chromosome 14, IASCAAS_PekinDuck_T2T, whole genome shotgun sequence:
- the ARL10 gene encoding ADP-ribosylation factor-like protein 10 isoform X1, whose product MAPPRALRDLTLALGAAVVALGSLLFIAWKLYFCDTELGASWDSWWEREVKELRDRAPPGSTVEWKQVLVLGLDGAGKSSVLHYICSQTVRKRIPPTLGFNSAQLQVEGLEMDLLEVGGSQNLRAYWSHYLSGAHVLVFVVDSVDRERLLTARQELHALLAQEPRLPLVVLANKQGRGPQPGLLKLQARRLLRGEHRAHASIPAAHRDRAEPPALPSPTEHGTSGACPARRHHELSKQDCAQREQQ is encoded by the exons ATGGCTCCCCCCAGAGCTCTCCGCGACCTGACCTTGGCTTTGGGGGCCGCCGTGGTCGCGCTGGGCTCCCTCCTCTTCATCGCCTGGAAGCTCTACTTCTGTGACACCGAGCTGGGAGCCAGCTGGGACAGCTGGTGGGAGCGGGAGGTGAAGGAGCTGCGGGaccgagccccccccggcagcaCG GTGGAGTGGAAgcaggtgctggtgctggggctggacgGAGCGGGGAAGAGCAGCGTCCTGCACTACATCTGCAGCCAGACGGTCAGGAAACGCATCCCCCCCACCCTGGGCTTCAACTCTGCCCAGCTGCAGGTCGAGGGGCTGGAGATGGACCTGCTGGAGG TCGGTGGCAGCCAGAACCTGCGAGCATACTGGTCCCATTACCTGAGCGGGGCCCACGTGCTGGTCTTTGTGGTGGACTCCGTGGACAGGGAGCGCCTGCTGACGGCCCGCCAGGAGCTGCACGCGCTGCTGGCCCAGGAGCCCCGGCTGCCGCTGGTGGTGCTGGCCAACAAGCAG GGAAGGGGTCCCCAGCCCGGTCTCCTGAAGCTGCAGGCACGGAGATTGCTCCGGGGGGAGCACAGAGCACACGCATCCATCCCTGCTGCTCACAGGGACAGGGCAGagcccccagcactgcccagccccacagagcacGGCACATCTGGTGCCTGCCCTGCACGTCGGCACCACGAGCTCTCAAAGCAGGACTGCGCCCAGCGAGAGCAGCAATGA
- the FAF2 gene encoding FAS-associated factor 2 — protein MAAPEERELTAEQTEKLLQFQDLTGIESMDQCRHTLEQHNWNIEAAVQDRLNEQEGVPSVFNPPPSRPLQVNTADHRIYSYVVSRPQPRGLLGWGYYFMMLPFRFTYYTLLDIFRFALRFIRPDPRSRVTDPVGDIISFIHMFEEKYGRIHPVFYQGTYSQALNDAKRELRFLLVYLHGDDHQDTDEFCRNTLCVPEVITLINTRMLFWACSTNKPEGYRVSQALRENTYPFLAVIMLKDRRMTVVGRLEGLIQADDLINQLIFIMDANQTYLVSERLEREERNQTQVLRQQQDEAYLASLRADQEKERKKKEERERKKKKEEEVQQQKLAEERRRQTLQEEKERKSECLPPEPHPDDPESVKIIFKLPNDSRVERRFHFTQSLTVIHDFLFSLKESPEKFQIEANFPRRVLPCLPTEEWPNPPTLQEAGLSHTEVLFVQDLTDD, from the exons ATGGCGGCGCCTGAGGAGCGGGAGCTGACGGCGGAGCAGACCGAGAAGCTGCTGCAGTTCCAG GACCTGACCGGCATAGAGTCCATGGACCAATGTCGCCACACGCTGGAGCAGCACAACTGGAACATAGAG GCAGCTGTGCAGGACCGACTGAACGAGCAGGAGGGTGTCCCAAGTGTCTTTAATCCACCCCCATCTCGGCCGTTGCAGGTCAATACAGCCGACCACAGGATCTACAGCTATGTTGTCTCAAGGCCACAGCCAAGG GGCCTGCTAGGATGGGGTTACTACTTCATGATGCTTCCATTCCGATTTACCTACTACACATTACTTGATATATTTAG gTTTGCTCTGCGTTTTATACGCCCTGATCCTCGTAGTCGGGTCACTGACCCGGTGGGTGACATTATTTCCTTTATCCATATGTTTGAGGAAAAATATGGGAGGATACACCCTGTCTTCTACCAGGGAACCTACAGCCAG GCACTGAACGATGCCAAGCGGGAGCTGCGCTTCCTGTTGGTGTACCTGCATGGAGATGACCACCAAGACACAGATGAATTCTGCCG CAATACGCTGTGCGTACCTGAGGTGATCACCCTCATAAACACTAGAATGCTCTTCTGGGCGTGCTCAACCAACAAACCAGAGGGATACCGAG TCTCCCAGGCTCTGCGAGAGAACACGTACCCGTTCCTGGCTGTGATCATGCTGAAAGATCGCAGGATGACGGTCGTTGGGCGGCTAGAGGGCCTCATCCAGGCTGATGACCTCATTAATCAACTGATATTCATCATGGATGCCAACCAGACCTACCTGGTGTCTGAACGTCTGGAGAG GGAAGAGAGAAACCAAACCCAAGtcctgaggcagcagcaggacgagGCGTATCTGGCATCCTTACGTGCAGACCAGGAAAAGGAGCGCAAGAAGAAGGAGGAAcgggagaggaagaagaagaaggaggaggaagtaCAGCAGCAAAAGCTAGCAGAGGAGAGACGGCGGCAG AcactgcaggaggagaaggagcggAAGTCCGAATGCCTTCCTCCTGAGCCACATCCCGACGACCCAGAGAGTGTTAAGATCATTTTCAAGCTGCCTAACGATTCCAGAGTGGAGCGGCGATTCCACTTCACACAGTCATTGACG GTGATCCACGACTTCCTGTTCTCCCTGAAAGAAAGCCCGGAGAAGTTCCAGATCGAAGCCAACTTCCCTCGCCGTGTCCTGCCCTGCCTCCCGACAGAGGAGTGGCCCAACCCACCCACGCTGCAGGAGGCCGGACTCAGCCACACGGAAGTCCTCTTTGTGCAGGACCTCACGGACGATTGA
- the ARL10 gene encoding ADP-ribosylation factor-like protein 10 isoform X2, protein MAPPRALRDLTLALGAAVVALGSLLFIAWKLYFCDTELGASWDSWWEREVKELRDRAPPGSTVEWKQVLVLGLDGAGKSSVLHYICSQTVRKRIPPTLGFNSAQLQVEGLEMDLLEVGGSQNLRAYWSHYLSGAHVLVFVVDSVDRERLLTARQELHALLAQEPRLPLVVLANKQDKSDALSTEELREELALQALGGQRELFLLPTSATWASLSTATSVLHLRSLLVSLLSQS, encoded by the exons ATGGCTCCCCCCAGAGCTCTCCGCGACCTGACCTTGGCTTTGGGGGCCGCCGTGGTCGCGCTGGGCTCCCTCCTCTTCATCGCCTGGAAGCTCTACTTCTGTGACACCGAGCTGGGAGCCAGCTGGGACAGCTGGTGGGAGCGGGAGGTGAAGGAGCTGCGGGaccgagccccccccggcagcaCG GTGGAGTGGAAgcaggtgctggtgctggggctggacgGAGCGGGGAAGAGCAGCGTCCTGCACTACATCTGCAGCCAGACGGTCAGGAAACGCATCCCCCCCACCCTGGGCTTCAACTCTGCCCAGCTGCAGGTCGAGGGGCTGGAGATGGACCTGCTGGAGG TCGGTGGCAGCCAGAACCTGCGAGCATACTGGTCCCATTACCTGAGCGGGGCCCACGTGCTGGTCTTTGTGGTGGACTCCGTGGACAGGGAGCGCCTGCTGACGGCCCGCCAGGAGCTGCACGCGCTGCTGGCCCAGGAGCCCCGGCTGCCGCTGGTGGTGCTGGCCAACAAGCAG GATAAGAGCGACGCCCTGAGCACGGAGGAGCTGCGGGAGGAGCTGGCGCTGCAGGCGCTGGGCGGCCAGCGGGAGCTCTTCCTCCTGCCCACCAGCGCGACCTGGGCCAGCCTGAGCACGGCCACCAGCGTGCTGCACCTCAGGAGCCTgctggtcagcctgctgtcccaGTCCTGA
- the CLTB gene encoding clathrin light chain B isoform X1, with translation MADDFGFFSSSEAGGAEEDPAAAFLAQQESEIAGIENDEAFGPTDGEGASAGPGQAAPQEPAGFQNGGATVNGDVFQESNGPTDAYAAIAKADRLTQEPESIRKWREEQKKRLEELDAASKVTEQEWREKAKKDLEEWNLRQNEQMEKNRANNRIADKAFYQQPDADVIGYVASEEAFLKESKEESPGSEWEKVAQLCDFNPKSSKQSKDVSRMRSVLISLKQTPLSR, from the exons ATGGCCGACGACTTCGGTTTTTTCTCCTCGTCCGAGGCTGGCGGCGCCGAGGAGGACCCGGCCGCCGCTTTCCTGGCGCAGCAGGAGAGCGAGATCGCGGGCATCGAGAACGACGAGGCCTTCGGGCCCACCGACGGGGAGGGGGCCTCCGCCGGCCCCGGGCAGGCGGCCCCGCAGGAGCCCG ctgGTTTCCAGAACGGGGGAGCCACTGTCAACGGCGATGTTTTCCAG GAGTCCAACGGCCCCACGGACGCCTACGCGGCCATAGCCAAGGCTGACCGGCTGACCCAGGAGCCCGAGAGCATCCGCAAGTGGAGGGAGGAGCAGAAGAAGCgcctggaggagctgg ATGCTGCCTCGAAGGTGACGGAGCAGGAGTGGCGCGAGAAGGCCAAGAAGGACCTGGAGGAGTGGAACCTGCGGCAGAACGAGCAGATGGAGAAGAACCGGGCAAACAACAG GATCGCTGACAAAGCCTTTTACCAGCAGCCGGACGCCGATGTCATCGGCTATGT GGCCTCGGAGGAAGCGTTCCTGAAGGAGTCCAAGGAGGAAAGCCCGGGCTCTGAGTGGGAGAAGGTGGCCCAGCTCTGCGACTTCAACCCCAAGAGCAGCAAGCAGAGCAAGGACGTCTCGCGGATGCGCTCGGTGCTCATCTCCCTCAAACAGACGCCCCTGTCCCGCTAG
- the CLTB gene encoding clathrin light chain B isoform X2 yields the protein MADDFGFFSSSEAGGAEEDPAAAFLAQQESEIAGIENDEAFGPTDGEGASAGPGQAAPQEPAGFQNGGATVNGDVFQESNGPTDAYAAIAKADRLTQEPESIRKWREEQKKRLEELDAASKVTEQEWREKAKKDLEEWNLRQNEQMEKNRANNRASEEAFLKESKEESPGSEWEKVAQLCDFNPKSSKQSKDVSRMRSVLISLKQTPLSR from the exons ATGGCCGACGACTTCGGTTTTTTCTCCTCGTCCGAGGCTGGCGGCGCCGAGGAGGACCCGGCCGCCGCTTTCCTGGCGCAGCAGGAGAGCGAGATCGCGGGCATCGAGAACGACGAGGCCTTCGGGCCCACCGACGGGGAGGGGGCCTCCGCCGGCCCCGGGCAGGCGGCCCCGCAGGAGCCCG ctgGTTTCCAGAACGGGGGAGCCACTGTCAACGGCGATGTTTTCCAG GAGTCCAACGGCCCCACGGACGCCTACGCGGCCATAGCCAAGGCTGACCGGCTGACCCAGGAGCCCGAGAGCATCCGCAAGTGGAGGGAGGAGCAGAAGAAGCgcctggaggagctgg ATGCTGCCTCGAAGGTGACGGAGCAGGAGTGGCGCGAGAAGGCCAAGAAGGACCTGGAGGAGTGGAACCTGCGGCAGAACGAGCAGATGGAGAAGAACCGGGCAAACAACAG GGCCTCGGAGGAAGCGTTCCTGAAGGAGTCCAAGGAGGAAAGCCCGGGCTCTGAGTGGGAGAAGGTGGCCCAGCTCTGCGACTTCAACCCCAAGAGCAGCAAGCAGAGCAAGGACGTCTCGCGGATGCGCTCGGTGCTCATCTCCCTCAAACAGACGCCCCTGTCCCGCTAG
- the RNF44 gene encoding RING finger protein 44 isoform X2 yields MLHPAAHPPHQNPFMVDLHDQVHQGPVPLSYTVTTVTTQGFPIHAGQHIPGCSTQQLPACSVMFSGQHYPLCCLPPPLIQACAMQQLPVSYQTFPPLISSDHYILHPPPPPVPPHQPPHMAPLGQFVPLQAQHPRMPLQRIDNDVDLRGEQHPIAGFTYPPSHHTPTLSPSVPLHYLPHDPLHQELPFGVPYPHMMPRRLNTQRYRLQQALPPPPPPPPPPPYYPGFLPYFLSMLPVSPTAVGPTISLDLDVDDVEMENYEALLNLAERLGEAKPRGLTKADIEHLPSYRFNPESHQSEQTLCVVCFSDFEARQLLRVLPCNHEFHAKCVDKWLKANRTCPICRADASEVQREAD; encoded by the exons GTGCACCAGGGACCTGTCCCTCTCTCCTACACGGTCACCACCGTCACCACGCAAGGCTTCCCCATCCACGCCGGCCAGCACATCCCTgggtgcagcacccagcagctcccagcatgCTCAGTGATGTTCAGTGGACAGCACTACCCGCTCTGCTGCCTCCCGCCCCCG CTGATCCAGGCATGCGCCATGCAACAGCTCCCCGTCTCCTACCAGACGTTCCCCCCCCTCATCTCCAGCGACCATTACATCCTGCACCCGCCCCCGCCGCCAGTGCCCCCCCACCAGCCGCCCCACATGGCGCCCCTGGGGCAGTTCGTACCTCTCCAAGCCCAGCACCCGCGCATG cctctgcaGAGGATAGACAATGACGTGGACCTGCGAGGGGAGCAGCACCCCATCGCCGGCTTCACGTACCCCCCCTCCCACCACACCCCCACGCTCTCCCCCTCCGTGCCGCTGCATTACCTCCCCCACGACCCGCTGCACCAAGAGCTGCCCTTCGGCGTG CCATACCCCCACATGATGCCCCGGCGGCTGAACACCCAGCGGTACCGGCTGCAgcaggcgctgccccccccgccgccccctccgccgccccccccgTACTACCCGGGCTTCCTGCCCTATTTCCT ctccatgctTCCCGTGTCGCCGACGGCCGTGGGGCCCACGATCAGCCTGGACCTGGACGTGGATGACGTGGAGATGGAGAACTACGAG GCGTTACTGAACCTGGCCGAGCGGCTGGGGGAGGCCAAGCCGCGGGGACTCACCAAAGCAGACATCGAGCACCTCCCGTCCTACCGCTTCAACCCCGAGAGCCACCAGTCCGAGCAGACCCT gTGCGTCGTGTGCTTCAGCGACTTCGAGGCCCGGCAGCTTCTCCGCGTCCTGCCCTGCAACCACGAGTTCCACGCCAAGTGTGTCGACAAATGGTTAAAG GCGAACCGCACGTGCCCCATCTGCCGGGCGGACGCGTCGGAGGTGCAGCGGGAGGCGGACTGA
- the HIGD2A gene encoding HIG1 domain family member 2A, mitochondrial → MEAGPPPPLPSGLPVFREEGFGDKFLRKTRENPLVPLGCLCTVGVLTYGLISFKRGHTRRSQLLMRARILAQGFTFAALLGGMVVTAMKARK, encoded by the exons ATGGAGGCCGGGCCTCCCCCGCCGCTGCCCAGCGGGCTGCCCGTGTTCCGCGAGGAGGGCTTCGGGGACAAGTTCCTGAGGAAGACCCGGGAGAACCCCCTGGTGCCCCTGG GCTGCCTGTGCACCGTGGGCGTGCTGACCTACGGCCTCATCAGCTTCAAGCGAGGCCACACGCGCCGCTCGCAGCTGCTGATGCGGGCGCGGATCCTGGCCCAGGGCTTCACCTTCGCGGCCCTCCTGGGGGGCATGGTGGTGACGGCCATGAAGGCGAGGAAGTGA
- the KIAA1191 gene encoding putative monooxygenase p33MONOX produces the protein MSSRPPAAPALERGGGAVAGKMSLPLGVPRRAFSYDDALEDTAPMTPPPADLCAGVLWKQPVIPERKYQELSKVEEGDAHVNAPVITPSSSTESVNKVPVVKAKATHIIMNSLITKQTQESIQRFEQQAGLREAGYTPHKGLTTEETKYHRVAEAVHKLKMQSGEMTKDDKQTSSAQSTPSSTPHSSPKHKNRSWFSQGSSASITGPDFVAMEAGGDRLQSERWSFFGPKAIQKSTNDPGGFTIQSYKGAQKPSPMELMRAQATRMPEDPVTFKPPKMDIPVTEGRKQSPRSHNIKPRDLNVLTPTGF, from the exons atgagCTCCCGGCCACCGGCCGCTCCCG CGCTggagcggggcggcggggccgtggcCGGGAAGATGTCGCTGCCCCTCGGGGTGCCCCGGCGGGCCTTCAGCTACGACGACGCCCTGGAGGACACGGCCCCCATGACGCCGCCGCCCGCCGACCTGTGTGCCGGGGTGCTGTGGAAGCAGCCCGTCATCCCCGAGCGCAAGTACCAGGAGCTCTCGAAG GTGGAGGAGGGGGATGCTCACGTGAATGCACCTGTCATAACTCCTTCATCTTCCACCGAAAGCGTCAACAAGGTACCCGTGGTAAAGGCCAAGGCCACTCATATCATCATGAACTCTCTCATCACAA AGCAGACTCAGGAGAGCATTCAGCGCTttgagcagcaggcagggctgcgagAAGCTGGCTACACTCCCCACAAAGGCCTCACCACGGAGGAGACCAAGTATCACCGAGTGGCTGAGGCAGTACAT AAGCTAAAAATGCAGAGTGGAGAAATGACAAAAGACGACAAACAGACTTCTTCTGCTCAGTCCACTCCAAGCAGCACTCCCCACTCATCTCCCAAGCATAAAAACAG gAGTTGGTTCAGTCAGGGATCCTCTGCTTCTATCACTGGCCCAGACTTTGTTGCCATGGAAGCTGGTGGGGACAGATTGCAATCTGAAAGATGGAGTTTTTTTGGACCCAAAGCCATCCAGAAATCCACCAACGATCCAG GAGGATTTACCATCCAATCCTATAAGGGTGCCCAGAAGCCATCCCCAATGGAGCTGATGCGTGCTCAGGCTACTAGAATGCCAGAGGATCCAGTCACCTTCAAGCCACCCAAAATGGACATTCCAGTCACAGAAGGGAGGAAACAATCTCCGCGTTCCCATAACATCAAACCACGGGATCTGAATGTGCTCACTCCAACTGGGTTCTAG
- the NOP16 gene encoding nucleolar protein 16: MPKAKGKKRRQKFAYGVNRKRLYRSARRRAAPRIECSHIRHAWDATKSVAQNLAEMGLAEDPNKAVPIAKRGLLGMEVESSGQEGRKKIVRKPYVLNEMEYEASLPEKKSNTLSRDLIDYVRYMIQNHGENYKEMARDEKNYYQDTPKQIKRKINVYKNFYPEEYKAFVASLKPEKMDVQ, translated from the exons atGCCGAAGGCCAAGGGGAAGAAGCGGCGGCAGAAGTTCGCCTATGGCGTCAACCGCAAGCGGCTCTACCGCAGCGCCCGGCGCCGGGCAGCGCCCCGCATCGAGTG CTCGCACATCCGCCATGCGTGGGACGCCACCAAGTCGGTGGCACAGAACCTGGCCGAGATGGGCCTGGCCGAGGACCCCAACAAGGCCGTGCCCATCGCCAAGAGGGGGCTGCTG GGAATGGAGGTGGAGAGCAgtgggcaggagggaaggaagaagattGTGCGAAAGCCCTACGTCCTGAACG AGATGGAATATGAGGCCAGCCTCCCCGAGAAGAAGTCCAACACGCTCTCACGGGACCTCATCGACTACGTGCGCTACATGATTCAGAACCACGGGGAGAACTACAAG GAAATGGCTCGCGATGAGAAGAACTACTACCAGGACACGCCCAAGCAGATCAAGAGAAAGATCAACGTGTACAAGAACTTCTATCCCGAGGAGTACAAGGCTTTTGTTGCGTCGCTCAAGCCGGAGAAGATGGATGTGCAGTGA